The following are encoded in a window of candidate division WOR-3 bacterium genomic DNA:
- a CDS encoding TonB-dependent receptor, with the protein MKKLLAMVLVGAFLFAAEYGKITGRVRDAETGDPLVGADVIVEGTELGAATDEKGEFVILYVPAGTYSVTASYLGYDPFTYTQVIVNADQTTTLNFRLKPTVIEVEKVTVVAEKPPIVLSQTQSGHSVTSQDIARLPVTTINQVVTLQAGVSTSNLGTHVRGGRAEEITYYVDGIMTKVPHTGLQSTQVNASAVEEVTVVSGGFDAEYGEALSGIINIVTKEGGPKPSGTFRYLTDEVFFAGDLKDKLNFGYNLYDFSLGGPIPGFPRVRYFLSGELTLTDAYREALYKVPSPRNTYRAQTRLSYLIPNNKGKVTLTGFNSRDQYVTWSSGSLKYFQRRPMSRTKNYILSSTFNYMPNAQTLFSFKAGVTHYDRVYGTRDYEWEEEHNQRWFNDYRMKAEHCIKYLTEDRLPPKDVIVDSVMQYHTEYTNRDVYALRNNPYGIEGLFYTYGDYRVWRYWQNDDIQARFDVSRGVGKIHEFKTGIDYVGYNLKYYDNNLPWVTNPFWDYYERSPYKFAAYVQDKMDFEGLIARLGLRFDYFDPKSFTYKVPNDPNNDTLVWADKSFKFSPRLGFSLPVTERMKFRFNYGHYFQLPGLDDMFGTTDTAVIRLALSRGNTIVGNIFMKPQKTVQYEVGIENQFTPEVVFGFTAYFKDVYDLSQIRQVIALPMPYFQFFNVDYGNIKGFEFSLQKTMSNMWAFGLSYTLQFAKGTASYAGEFYYDFYYGGIDPITGLPLQPPVIDYWLDFDERNIVNANLDLSLPEDFVFIPLQNFNSSFVFSYHSGHPYTPEDLRGNKLGDENSARMPGYWNVNMNASRPIKIGPTRLVLSALVNNLFNTRQIIEVYTTTGDPDNHGDPEPLITQFGYLSLASARYSPQADYNHDGVITPVEMKKAYIAARTDYYLDPTNYNGPFRVQLGVSLGF; encoded by the coding sequence ATGAAGAAACTTTTGGCAATGGTCCTCGTCGGTGCCTTTCTATTTGCTGCGGAATACGGAAAGATCACCGGTAGGGTGAGAGATGCAGAGACCGGTGATCCTTTGGTTGGTGCGGATGTGATTGTGGAAGGCACCGAACTGGGTGCGGCAACCGATGAGAAAGGTGAATTTGTGATTCTTTATGTTCCTGCTGGAACCTATAGCGTCACCGCTTCTTACCTTGGTTATGACCCATTTACTTATACCCAGGTGATTGTAAATGCGGACCAGACGACGACCTTGAATTTCCGTTTAAAACCTACGGTGATTGAAGTGGAAAAAGTTACCGTCGTGGCGGAAAAACCACCGATTGTCCTTTCCCAGACCCAGAGCGGTCATTCCGTGACCTCCCAAGATATTGCTCGTTTGCCGGTCACCACGATCAACCAGGTCGTTACCCTTCAGGCAGGGGTTTCAACATCCAATCTTGGAACTCATGTTCGTGGTGGAAGGGCTGAGGAGATAACCTATTATGTTGATGGTATTATGACCAAGGTTCCTCATACTGGACTTCAATCAACTCAGGTCAATGCCTCAGCAGTAGAGGAAGTAACGGTAGTGAGTGGGGGATTTGATGCAGAATACGGCGAGGCACTCTCCGGAATCATAAACATTGTTACCAAAGAAGGTGGTCCAAAGCCCTCAGGCACGTTTCGTTATCTAACCGACGAAGTATTCTTTGCCGGAGATCTTAAGGATAAATTGAATTTTGGTTACAATCTCTATGACTTTTCCCTTGGCGGACCAATCCCGGGATTCCCAAGAGTGCGTTACTTCCTTTCCGGTGAACTTACGCTCACCGATGCTTACAGGGAAGCATTATACAAAGTACCCTCTCCCCGTAATACTTACCGCGCCCAGACAAGATTATCATATCTGATCCCGAATAATAAAGGAAAGGTGACGCTTACTGGTTTCAATTCCCGTGACCAGTATGTGACTTGGAGCTCAGGGAGTTTAAAATACTTCCAACGTCGACCGATGAGCCGGACCAAGAACTATATCCTTTCTTCTACTTTCAATTACATGCCCAATGCCCAGACCCTTTTCTCGTTCAAGGCAGGTGTCACCCATTATGACCGTGTCTATGGGACCAGGGATTATGAATGGGAAGAGGAGCACAATCAGAGGTGGTTCAATGACTACCGGATGAAGGCTGAACACTGCATTAAATACCTGACCGAAGATAGACTCCCGCCCAAAGATGTGATTGTGGATAGTGTAATGCAATACCACACAGAGTACACAAATCGGGATGTCTATGCCTTGAGAAATAATCCATACGGGATTGAGGGTCTTTTCTATACCTATGGCGATTACCGGGTTTGGCGTTACTGGCAGAATGATGATATCCAAGCACGGTTTGATGTATCCCGCGGTGTGGGCAAGATTCACGAATTCAAAACCGGCATCGATTATGTCGGCTACAATTTGAAATACTACGATAATAACCTTCCTTGGGTGACCAATCCCTTCTGGGACTATTATGAGCGTTCGCCCTATAAATTTGCTGCTTATGTCCAGGATAAGATGGACTTTGAGGGGCTCATTGCCAGGTTGGGTCTCCGTTTTGACTACTTTGACCCCAAGAGCTTTACCTATAAAGTTCCCAATGATCCAAACAATGACACCCTGGTGTGGGCAGACAAGAGCTTCAAATTCTCACCGCGTTTAGGTTTCTCCCTGCCGGTAACCGAACGTATGAAATTCCGTTTCAATTATGGACACTACTTCCAGTTACCAGGACTTGATGATATGTTCGGCACCACCGATACTGCAGTAATTCGACTTGCCCTTTCCCGCGGCAATACCATTGTCGGTAACATCTTCATGAAACCTCAGAAAACCGTTCAGTATGAGGTGGGGATTGAAAACCAATTTACACCCGAGGTCGTGTTCGGGTTCACCGCTTACTTTAAAGATGTCTATGACCTCTCCCAGATCCGACAGGTCATCGCATTACCTATGCCCTATTTCCAGTTCTTCAATGTCGACTATGGAAATATCAAAGGGTTTGAATTCAGCCTCCAGAAGACGATGTCAAATATGTGGGCATTCGGTTTAAGTTATACATTGCAGTTCGCCAAAGGAACCGCCTCTTATGCAGGTGAGTTTTATTACGATTTCTACTATGGAGGTATTGACCCGATCACCGGCCTGCCCTTGCAACCACCGGTTATTGATTATTGGCTTGATTTTGATGAACGAAACATAGTGAATGCCAACCTAGACCTCTCGCTCCCTGAAGATTTTGTCTTCATCCCGCTCCAGAACTTCAATTCTTCCTTTGTCTTCTCATACCATTCGGGCCATCCATATACCCCTGAAGACCTTAGAGGCAATAAACTCGGTGATGAAAATTCTGCACGTATGCCAGGCTACTGGAATGTGAATATGAATGCCAGCCGACCGATAAAGATCGGTCCAACAAGACTGGTGCTCAGTGCACTCGTCAATAATCTTTTCAACACCCGCCAGATAATTGAGGTCTATACTACAACTGGTGATCCGGATAATCATGGTGATCCTGAACCGCTGATTACCCAGTTTGGTTATCTCTCACTTGCCTCAGCCCGTTATTCACCGCAGGCGGATTATAACCATGATGGTGTCATCACTCCAGTTGAGATGAAAAAGGCTTATATTGCGGCCCGGACGGATTACTATCTCGATCCCACAAATTACAACGGACCATTCCGAGTGCAGTTAGGTGTTAGTTTGGGATTTTAA
- a CDS encoding energy transducer TonB codes for MNDHKLMYGIYFRAGMLIGIVILILLFLFVPYAEVEPYKLKKEIVTMVEQISAEIEKYEEPPPVERPKVAVAAAATEVTEEAVETIASTEFREEIIRTQPTGPEIEIIPYARVEVKPKPVFIPKPEYPELARKAGIEGKAYVEAIIDIDGSVMEAKIFKSSGNPMLDEAALAAARKAKFTPAKQRDKFVRVRVNIPFDFKLQ; via the coding sequence ATGAATGACCACAAGCTAATGTATGGCATCTATTTTCGTGCCGGTATGCTCATTGGGATTGTTATCTTGATTCTTTTATTCCTTTTTGTACCTTATGCTGAGGTGGAGCCATATAAATTGAAAAAAGAGATCGTGACGATGGTGGAGCAGATATCGGCTGAGATTGAAAAATACGAAGAACCACCACCAGTCGAAAGACCGAAAGTCGCGGTTGCTGCTGCGGCGACTGAAGTTACAGAAGAGGCCGTGGAGACAATTGCTTCCACTGAGTTTCGGGAAGAAATCATCAGAACCCAACCGACGGGCCCGGAAATAGAGATCATTCCTTATGCCCGTGTGGAGGTAAAGCCCAAGCCGGTTTTTATCCCTAAACCGGAATATCCTGAATTGGCTCGTAAGGCAGGTATAGAAGGTAAGGCATATGTAGAGGCGATAATCGATATCGATGGAAGTGTGATGGAAGCAAAAATCTTTAAATCAAGCGGTAATCCCATGCTGGATGAAGCAGCACTCGCCGCGGCGAGAAAGGCAAAATTTACACCGGCGAAACAACGGGATAAATTTGTCCGGGTCCGGGTCAATATTCCTTTTGATTTTAAGTTGCAATAA
- a CDS encoding MotA/TolQ/ExbB proton channel family protein produces MVKEFAIGGSVMWLLLVCIILGLAIIIERLYSLLIKIRLNPKSFMERLVSTIDAQGVDAGIALCDQTSSPAAKIAKAILEKADKGKDAMEEVATRAAAVELAFLDRGMALLAGLTTVAPFLGFLGTVTGMIRAFAAIAAAGEVEPTIVASGISEALITTKWGLLIATPLAIIHILFSGKVDGYTKDMEEVAAGLIDYLIEHYQKRKK; encoded by the coding sequence ATGGTCAAAGAATTTGCAATTGGCGGAAGCGTGATGTGGTTGTTGCTGGTCTGCATCATCTTGGGACTGGCAATTATAATTGAGCGGCTTTATTCTTTGTTGATAAAAATAAGGCTGAATCCTAAGAGCTTTATGGAGCGGTTGGTCTCTACAATAGATGCTCAGGGTGTGGATGCGGGAATTGCGTTATGTGACCAGACTTCGTCACCAGCAGCCAAGATTGCCAAGGCGATTCTGGAAAAAGCCGATAAAGGCAAAGATGCGATGGAAGAAGTCGCTACCCGTGCCGCCGCGGTAGAACTGGCATTTTTGGACCGTGGCATGGCACTCCTTGCCGGTTTGACCACGGTTGCACCTTTTTTAGGATTCTTGGGCACGGTCACGGGTATGATCCGGGCATTTGCCGCGATTGCTGCGGCGGGAGAAGTTGAACCCACAATCGTTGCCAGCGGTATCTCCGAGGCATTGATAACAACGAAGTGGGGATTGTTAATTGCCACACCCCTGGCAATCATCCATATCCTTTTTTCGGGCAAGGTTGATGGTTATACTAAGGATATGGAAGAAGTGGCAGCAGGATTGATTGATTATCTCATTGAGCATTATCAGAAAAGGAAAAAATAG
- a CDS encoding biopolymer transporter ExbD, which produces MRKSIIRRFTQTPEIPTASTADVAFLLILFFMVTTVFRATTLNLKLTLPKAKSTERILIRRNITHLFIDHNGRVFIDDSLVPKERVSSRIAPKIAENPDLITILNIHEDIDYGTVDVVLDQLKEARAFKITFATEFGG; this is translated from the coding sequence ATGCGCAAAAGCATTATAAGAAGATTTACCCAGACACCGGAGATTCCTACCGCCTCTACAGCCGATGTCGCCTTTTTGCTCATCCTGTTTTTTATGGTGACGACTGTTTTTAGGGCCACGACCCTTAATCTAAAACTCACCTTGCCCAAGGCGAAGTCCACGGAACGGATTCTAATCCGTCGCAATATCACCCATCTTTTCATTGACCACAATGGGCGTGTATTCATAGATGACAGTTTGGTGCCTAAAGAGCGGGTGAGTTCCCGCATTGCACCTAAAATCGCTGAGAATCCTGATCTGATTACGATTTTGAATATTCACGAGGATATCGATTATGGGACCGTGGATGTAGTATTGGATCAATTAAAGGAAGCAAGGGCGTTTAAGATTACATTTGCAACTGAGTTTGGGGGTTAA
- a CDS encoding biopolymer transporter ExbD yields MELRPKKKNKPSIPTASMGDIAFLIIIFFMTTTVFTREKGIKMLLPEKSQQETKVKPENVVSILINPEGALRLRAAGYDGIDISPQNYSEVRRIVEEKLLERDTLLVVSLKTSRDARYQAMIAVLDQIKLCRVVTQDGRELRANKISLIPTSEE; encoded by the coding sequence ATGGAATTGAGACCGAAGAAAAAAAACAAACCCAGCATTCCCACTGCCTCCATGGGTGACATTGCCTTTCTGATCATCATCTTTTTTATGACCACCACGGTTTTTACACGCGAGAAGGGTATCAAGATGTTGTTACCGGAAAAAAGCCAGCAGGAGACCAAAGTAAAACCGGAGAATGTTGTTTCGATCCTGATCAATCCAGAGGGCGCATTGAGATTGAGGGCTGCAGGCTATGACGGAATAGATATATCGCCCCAGAATTATTCTGAAGTGCGCCGGATTGTTGAAGAAAAATTACTGGAGCGAGATACCCTTCTTGTCGTTTCTTTGAAAACCAGCCGGGATGCGCGTTACCAGGCGATGATTGCGGTTTTAGATCAGATAAAATTGTGCCGGGTTGTCACCCAAGATGGTCGGGAATTGCGGGCTAATAAGATAAGTTTGATCCCAACGAGTGAGGAGTGA